AGATCCCAATCACTAATTGAACGTCCCTCAATTTTAATTGCCCCTTTTTGGACATCATAGAACCTCATCAATAATTGAAAAAGTGTTGATTTTCCTGCTCCACTTGGACCAACGAATGCTGATACTTTTCCCGCCGGCAGTGTCAATGAAAGATCTTGAAACAATCGGTTATTTTTCTCGTAGGAAAAGTCTACTTTTTCAATCTTTATATCTTCCTTTAGTTGTATCGTGTCTTTTTTGTAAGGAAGCTCATCTGTTGTTTTTGATTGATCAAACACTTTAACCACTCGTTCAAGCGCTGTAATAGACCTTTGGTAACCTGCCCATTGCCCTGCAAAGCCTGTTAGCGGTGTGACAAGTAGATTTACGAGGTTAACAAATGTAAGCAGCATCCCTGCTGTTATGGCTCCCTGGCCTACAAAATACGCACCCATCAGCAAACTGATCAAAAATGTCAAACTTGCAATGGCTTGTCCACCAGCAAAAAAAGTGCCTTGTATTTTTGCTTCTTTCAGTTCTAATTTATATAAGTCTTCCGTTTGCTTTCGATATTGAGTGTTAAATAGATTCTCCAGAGTAAATGACCTTATCACTGTCATTCCGTGAAACGTGTCATTTAATTTTTTCGTCAGTTCACTTATTGTTTCATGAATTTTAGCACCATTATTTTTCAGTAAAAGTCCAAATACTCCTCCGGCAACTAATGCAATTGGAGCAACAGATAGAGTTATTAATGATAGTTTCCAACTGATTGACATTAGATAAATTAATGCGGCTGTAATCATAATAGGAAATTGAATAAGGTTTAATAAACCACGACCTACGACCGCATTTACACTTTGAATATCATTTGTAAAATGAGACATCCATTCACCTGAATGAGCACGATTCAAATCATGGGGTGAAAGCGTTAATATATGCTTGTAAAGATCC
The sequence above is drawn from the Jeotgalibacillus aurantiacus genome and encodes:
- a CDS encoding ABC transporter ATP-binding protein, whose translation is MKWITAERMQEIKQYLSIKEFNKIFQLLAPYVWKYKKSYAVMVLLLLTGIGVTLIFAWFMGNVIDAAISGDFERLSNLIVIGLLISGYRIISNFIWIYVETTSMNNIKKDLNQDLYKHILTLSPHDLNRAHSGEWMSHFTNDIQSVNAVVGRGLLNLIQFPIMITAALIYLMSISWKLSLITLSVAPIALVAGGVFGLLLKNNGAKIHETISELTKKLNDTFHGMTVIRSFTLENLFNTQYRKQTEDLYKLELKEAKIQGTFFAGGQAIASLTFLISLLMGAYFVGQGAITAGMLLTFVNLVNLLVTPLTGFAGQWAGYQRSITALERVVKVFDQSKTTDELPYKKDTIQLKEDIKIEKVDFSYEKNNRLFQDLSLTLPAGKVSAFVGPSGAGKSTLFQLLMRFYDVQKGAIKIEGRSISDWDLAELRSAISYVPQDTFLFSGTVAENLTLGAVDIPYEKMVQAAKDANIHDFIITLPERYQTELGERGIRLSGGQRQRIAIARALLKDAPILLLDEATSALDSETEMLVKTALQRLMEGRTTIMIAHRLSTIRHADVIFVFKEGQLVQSGMHQDLKNEGLYKELIEADLFTRRNHSEKHVI